The sequence TGGATGCAGTAATTGAAAGGGCTATTGATGAAGGAATAAGTATTGTAATTGAAGGAGTACATATTGTTCCAGGTTTTATTAAACAAGAATTATTGGATAAAGATAATGTAATATTATTCACTTTGCAAGTAAGTGATGAAGAGGTGCATAAAAGTAGGTTTTACTCAAGAAGTAGTCAAATGTGGGCTAGAAGACCACTTAAAAAATATTTGGAGAATTTTGGCTCAATTAGAAAGATTCAAAGATATATTGTCACACAATCTGAAAAATATAATGTACCTGTTATAGAGAATGTAACAATTCCAGGTACTATAGATTTCATGATAAAATCTATTACAAAAACTTATGGAGGAATTGCCAATGATGGAGAACATTAAAGTACGGGATTTAATGACAACTAATGTGGTTACCGTTGACCCTGATGAGGAGGTTGTTTTTGCTTTTGAAAGATTAATGAAACATAAAATTAGTGCTATGCCTGTAATAGATAATAATAAAATGGTAGGTATTGTAACTGCTACTGATTTAGGTCATAATCTCATTTTAGATAAATATACCTTAGGTACTAAAGTAGTGGATGTTATGGTTAAACAAGTTGCTTTTGTTAGACCTGACGATAGTGTAATGGAAGCAGTTTCCGAAATGGACAATAATGCTCCGGGAAATGAAATAGTTAATCAATTACCTGTTTTAGACCATGGTAAATTAGTGGGAATTATTTCTGATGGGGATATTATTTCCGCTTTAAAAAAGGAGTTTAGTTAATCCTATTTCATTTTAACCTATTTTATTTTTTTATCTATTTTTCGATTTTATATTTTTAATCTAACTTTTTTCATAACATTTATATAATATTAATATAATATATATTTATGGCTAGACTGGAGGGTTAGGGGTCCTCTGTAAGCACAGATCCCCTTTGGTGCGGTCGAAATCCGAAAGGCGGCTTTTGGATATAATAAAGGCCTTAAAAAGTGATATGGAAACTTCGTCCTGCAGGATTAATGGTGGTATGATTTTTACTGGAGGGTAGGAATTAATTACCTTTATTGTGGGAATGTGTTAGGCCCGGAAGGGAGCAGCTCTACTATGAACAATTAATGCTTGTAGAGTAGCGGAGTGGAGTCGGTTTTTGAGATAACCTTTATTGTTGAATTTAGTCCACTTTCGGATGTGCCATTTTTTTATTAAAATTTTAGGTTTTCTTATCTTCCTGATTTTTTATTAGTAAAATAGAAAAACTTTTATATTATAGTTAATAAAATAATAATAGTTAGTTGATTATTTAACTTCAATTTTTAATTTTTTTCAAATGTCGGGATGGCCCAGCCTGGTACGGCGTCGGACTGCTAATCCGATTATCCCTTGGATAACACGGGTTCAAATCCCGTTCCCGGCGTTTATTTTTTATTTAGCTTATTTTTTTATATTTTAACTCATGGTTTTTTATTAAAGTTTATATATGATAATAAATATAACAATAGTTATGTTTAGATTTTTAATAAATTAGTTTAAATATTGGTTAATAATTTTTGTATTAGAATTATTCTCTTTTAATTTAATTATTTTCTATTTGTTAATAAATTAAATAAGTTTAATTATTGTTTTAATATAAATTAATGTGAGGTAAAACATGTGTGAATTATTTGCTTATTCTTCAGATAATCCCTTAGAAATAAATGAATATTTAAAAGACTTTTATTCTCATTGTAATTGTCATCCACATGGATGGGGTTTAGCTTTATTAGATTCTTCAAATTATTCTGTTTATAAAGAGCCTGTTTGTGCAAGAATGAGTTTAAATTTGAAAAATCTTTTAGAAAAGCCTATAATCAATAAAAATGTTTTTGCACATATTAGACTAGCTACAATAGGTAAATTAATTCCCTCTAATTGTCATCCTTTCTATAAAAAAGATGATTCTAACAGAATGTGGACATTAATTCATAATGGAACAATATTTGATAGTTCAGATTTATGTAGATATTCCATGATTCAAGAGGGAAGTACTGATTCTGAAAGAGTTTTACTTTATATTATTGATAACATTAATAAACTTGAATCTCAAAAAAATAGAAGCTTGGATGTTAAAGAACGTTTTGATTTATTAAGCAATCTAGTTTCAAACTTATCTTTTAATAACAAATTAGACTTCTTGCTTCATGATGGTGAATATATTTATGTTCATATGAATTGTAGAGACTCTTTACACTACTTTAAATTTAATCATGGTGTCATGTTTTCAACAGTCCCATTAAATGATGGTCATTGGGAAGATGTGCCATTAAACACTTTATTATGCTTTAAAAACGGTAAATTAATATTTAAATCCAACACTCATAATAATGAATACATTGAAACTCCTGAACAGTTGATCTTTATTAAGAAATTTTTAAATTCATTAGATAAAGTATCTGAAGGAGATTTTTTATGGTAGTAAGCATCGGATTTAGTATATTTGTATCTTAATTAAACAGGATAAAGAAATTCTTTTTTAAACTAATACATGAAAATATTAAATATGAAAACTGATCTCTAAAAAATTATTATCTAAACTAATGAACATCTGTATAAAAGAAATTTTAACGAGCGTGTTAATTTAGCTAAGTAGGGGTTATTATGGAAGATATTTTTAGTTTATCAAATATAGAAAAATATTTTACTGGTGAACAGTTATTGGAAGGTTTATTTGGAATAGAATGGGAAGGTCTAAGAACCTTAAAAAATGGTCATTTATCTTTAAAACCACATCCTACAGTTTTTGGAAACAAGTTAGATAATCCTTATATTACTACTGATTTTTCTGAGAGTCAATTTGAAATCATCACTCCTGCATTTGACAGTGTTGAAAAGGCATTCCAATTCTTTTCATTTATTTCTGATTTAGTTAATGTTTCTTTAGGTGAGGATGAATTCATGTGGTTTCAATCTTTACCTTGTATACTTCCAGAACCAGATAAAATACCCATTGCGAAATTTTCCAGTGATAGGGATTTGGCTAAAAGATTTTCAGATTATAGAAAAGGTCTTGCAAAAAAATATGGTCTTCAAAAACAATTAATCTCAGGTATTCATTTTAATTTTTCATTTAAAGATGAGATGGTTCAAGAGCTTTATAAACATATTATTGAGGATACATTTATTGATATTAGTTATAGGGATTTTAAAGATAAACTATATCTGAAGATTGCAAGAAATTATATTAGGCATTCCTGGTTAATCATATATCTTACGGGATGTTCCGTTGCGGCTCATAGAACCTTTACAGATGAATGTACTAATCTAATGCAGTATAGTGATAATAAAGGAAGTTTCTATACAGAATCAGGACCATCCTTAAGAAATTCCTCCTGCGGTTATAAAAATTTGGATCCGTTAAGGCCTAGCTATAACAATGTGGCTGAGTTCACATCTGATGTTCAAGGATATATAGATGAAGGTAAATTATCAGAGGCTAAGGAATTATATACACAGATTAGATTAAAGCCTAAAAATCCAAGTAAAATGCTTGAATCATTAAATGAAGATGGTATTCAATATATTGAAATTAGATCATTGGATATTAATCCTTTCTATAAATGTGGTTTGATCCAGAAGGATATGGATTTTTTACATCTATTTTTAATATATATGCTTGTTATGGATGAGTCTGACTATGGGGATTGGCAAAACGAGGCTATTTTAAATGAGGAGAAGGTTGCACAATATGGCTATCTTCCGGACTTAAAACTACTAAAGGATGGAAAGGAAATAAGTTTTCAGGATTGGGGATTAAAGATTTTTGAGGATATGGAAAACCTTGTAGAAACTTTTAATATGGATTATTTTAAACCTATTTTAACCTCACTTAAAAGGAGATTTTGTAATCCTTCATTAACATATGGTAAGCGTCTTCTTAAGTTAATTAAAAAAGATGGATTTATAGAAAGTCAAGTCATTTTATCTATGAATAATAAGAAGACAAGTGAGTACATTATTAGAAATACCGATATATTACAGGATGAAAGATTTAAAAAATATGTTCCCATTGCACTTCAAGGTAAATATTCCGGTTAATTTCCCTTTTAAAACTTAATGTTTTATATCTTATGGTAATCCCTTGTTTTTATAGATTCAATTATATGTTCTTCCATATAATCCTAGACTTTATTATTTTTATAAAAATTTTATTTATAAAAAATTATTAAAAACAATAGATTTAAATATGTGAATTTATTATTATAATATGTGAGAAATGAGTAATCACTCATTTTTTTAATTTAATATAAAATTAGAATTTAATAATTTAGGAGTTATTATTTATGTCAAATGAATTTTTAGAAACTAATAATAGTTTTTTTGATACTGTATCAACTCATGTTGAATTTGGTAGTGGTAAACTAAATCAAATTTCTGAATTTTTACCTGATGCTAAAAAAGCTTTAATTGTTACAACTAATGGAAAATCAGTTAAAAGAAATGGTTACTTGGATACTTTAATAGAAAACTTAAATAAAAAAGGTATCGAATATGTGGTATTTGATGAGATTGAACCGAATCCTTTAAACACTACAATTGATAAAGGTGCAGACGTTGCTAAGGAAGAAAAATGTGATATAATTATTGCAATTGGTGGTGGAAGTGCAATGGATGCCTCTAAAGCAATTGCATTAGTCGCAAATAATCCTGGAAAACTATGGGATTATGTTCAATTTGGTAAAGGGGGTAAAAAGACTCCTCAAAATAAGGCATTGCCTTTAGTTGCTATTCCAACTACTGCGGGAACTGGTTCTGAAGCAGATATGGGTGCTGTTGTAAGTAATAATGAAACTAAAGAAAAAACTGCAATTTTTGGACAAGATTTATTCCCTGTTCTTTCAATTATAGATCCTGAATTAATGGTATCTGTTCCTGAGAAATACACTGCATTTCAAGGATTTGATGCAATATCTCACAGTCTTGAAGGTTATATCAATGGTATTGTTAATATGTACTCTGATATGTATGCTTTAGAAGCTGTACGTAATGTTCATGACTATTTACATAAAGCGGTAAATAATGGAAATGATCTTGAGGCTAGGGAAAAGGTAGCATTTGGAAGTTATCTATCTGGTCTTGTAATGAGTGTTGGAAATACCAGTAGTTTACACTCCCTTGAACATGCATTATCTGCATACCACCATGATCTCCCACATGGTTTAGGTTTAATCCTACTTAGTAAAGCATACTTTAAATTTTTAATCAATAAACATGTCTGTGATGATAGATTTATTAAATTAGCAAAAGTAATGGGTATTGAAGATGCTGAGGATCCTATGGATTTCATCACTGCGTTAGACAAATTCCATAAAGATATTAAAGTTGATGGATATAAAATGTCTGATTATGGTGTAAGTCCTGATGAATTTGAGGCAATGGCTCATACTGCATTCGATAGTATGGGCATATTGTTTACAGTAGATCGTTATGAATTTACTGTGGAAGATGTTGTAAAAATCTATGAGGAATCTTTTGAATAGATTTTTTGGTTTAATATCTCATTACACATAAACCTTAAAAAATTGATTTTTATTAATTTTTTATTATATCTCCTTTAAATCCATTAAAGTTATTTGTTATTATAATGGATTTATGGTCTATAATTTTTTAATGCTCTTTTTAACTGATTTAGATTTCAAGTTCGAAATGGTAATTATTTTATAGTTTAAAAAATAGTAAAAGAAGAATCAGTATTCTTCATCAATTTGTTGTTCATGATTATATTTTACACCATAAGGACAAGCATGAGCAGTAACACCATGGATAATGTCAATTTTATTTTCTACCTTATTTTGTACCTTATGGGTAATCTCATGTGATTCAATTAAGCTTAATTTAGGGTCTAATTCAATATGGAAGGTTACAGTTGCATATGAACCTAAATAATTGATTCTGATATCATGAATTCCATAAACTCCATCAATAGAAAGTGCCTCTTTTTCGATATCCTCGATTAACTCCTTTGAGGGAACCTTTCCCATAATATTGTCAATATTATCTTTTGCAACTTCTAAAGCTATTTTAACTATCATCAAACCAATGAAAAGACCAATAACTGGGTCTACTTTTGTATATCCTAATCTTGATATGATTACCCCAATCAATATTGCAAGTGATGATAATAGGTCCACCCTTTGATGTTTTCCATCTGCCACAATTGCAGGGCTGCGGATATTCTGGCCGATTCTAATGATATTCTGACTCATGATTATATTAATTATCATTCCGATTATTGCCATTACTCCTGCAAGTTCTGAAGGAGCAGTAACGGCTTGTGCGAAGAATAATTTGTCAACAGCTCCCCTTATAATTTCATATGCAATTATTGCAAGGAAAACAACTATTGTAAGCCCGCTTATTGCCTCAGCCCTTCCATGTCCTAATGGGTGTTCCTCATCTGCAGGTTTATTTGCAAATCTAAAACCTATATATGCAATTATTGAGGTTGCAACATCCGAGAATGTATGTGCACCTTCAGCTACAAGTGCATAACTTCCGGATATCATTCCAACAACAATGTTGAATATTGTAAGGAATGTATTTCCAATTATACCAGTTAAAGCAGCATTTCTTCCAGCTTTATGTCTGTCATCAGCATTCATATTTTTTCACTAAAAATTATCGATTAACTTTTAATTTATTTTAATACCTATTTAAAGAATATGCTTTTTAGGTAACTGTAAAATTATTAATTTATTTTTATCATTGGCAAATATCTAATTTTTAAAATTAGGATGTCCTATAAATCATTATTTAATTTAAAAATAAAATTGTTTGAAGTATTAATTATTAAGGATATTTAATTTAATGGGATTAATCTTATTTATTCATTTTATAATGTTTATTTAAATGAAATTTTATTTCATATTTATTTAAAATTTTTAGTGTTAATCAATTGATTAGCTATTTCTATTAAAATAAGTCTGTATTGAAGTTTCATATTATCAATTTATATATTAAAGTTAATATTAAAAAAATAAGTTTATAGATTGGAGTTTTATTAAAATAAAATGTAAGTAATACGGGAAAAATATTAAGAAATTTAAAATATTTAATTATATTTTTCTTAAAATGTCCATGGCCTTTTCAATATTTTCATATGAATTTGCATAAGACATTCTTACATTGTTTTTACCTTCAGATCCAAATGCAATTCCTTGTACACAGAGTACACCTGCATCCATGGCTTTTCTAACGAATTCCTCAGGATTAGGTACTTTTGGAAATACATAAAAGGCACCTTCACCTTTAACACATTCATATCCCATATCGTTTAAGCTATCTGTAATTAAATCTCTTCTTTTCTCGAATTCTTTTGCCATTTTACTTACTGATTCCTGAGGCCCCCTTAATGCTTCAATTCCACCTATTTGGGATATTGAACTTGCACAGGCAGTAGTATATTGGTGAACTTTAAGAAGCTCCTCTGTAAAGTAGGATGGTGAACTCATATATGCAAGTCTTAAACCTGTCATTGCATATGCTTTTGAGAATCCGTTAATTGTAATAACATTATCACTGTATGCTCCAGGGGAGTAATGTTTTTTATTGTCGTAAATGATCTTTTCATATATCTCGTCTGAGATGATCATTATGTCATTATCGGTTGCAAGATCTGCAATACCTTTGATGTCCTCTTTATCTATCACTGCTCCTGTAGGGTTTGAAGGACTGTTTAAGATAATTCCTTTTGTATTTTCAGTGATTTTTTCTTGAATATCCTCGGTTTTAACTTTGAATCCTCTCTCCATTGGTGTTTCATATCCCACTGGCTTTGCCTCGGCTAATTTTACAGTTGCCTCATAAGATAAAAATCCGGGATTTGGAATTAAAACCTCGTCCCCCTTTTCAAATAATGCTTGACAGCAATCACTTAATGCCTCACTAGCTCCACAAGTTACAATTATGTCGT comes from Methanobrevibacter boviskoreani JH1 and encodes:
- a CDS encoding pyridoxal phosphate-dependent aminotransferase, with the translated sequence MVKSTYRTSLIELSQIRKMFENTNPDAINLAIGEPDFDVPENIKNAMKKGIDDNFSHYTPNRGYEELREEIVKKLSKDNHIKTNANDIIVTCGASEALSDCCQALFEKGDEVLIPNPGFLSYEATVKLAEAKPVGYETPMERGFKVKTEDIQEKITENTKGIILNSPSNPTGAVIDKEDIKGIADLATDNDIMIISDEIYEKIIYDNKKHYSPGAYSDNVITINGFSKAYAMTGLRLAYMSSPSYFTEELLKVHQYTTACASSISQIGGIEALRGPQESVSKMAKEFEKRRDLITDSLNDMGYECVKGEGAFYVFPKVPNPEEFVRKAMDAGVLCVQGIAFGSEGKNNVRMSYANSYENIEKAMDILRKI
- a CDS encoding glutamate--cysteine ligase — encoded protein: MEDIFSLSNIEKYFTGEQLLEGLFGIEWEGLRTLKNGHLSLKPHPTVFGNKLDNPYITTDFSESQFEIITPAFDSVEKAFQFFSFISDLVNVSLGEDEFMWFQSLPCILPEPDKIPIAKFSSDRDLAKRFSDYRKGLAKKYGLQKQLISGIHFNFSFKDEMVQELYKHIIEDTFIDISYRDFKDKLYLKIARNYIRHSWLIIYLTGCSVAAHRTFTDECTNLMQYSDNKGSFYTESGPSLRNSSCGYKNLDPLRPSYNNVAEFTSDVQGYIDEGKLSEAKELYTQIRLKPKNPSKMLESLNEDGIQYIEIRSLDINPFYKCGLIQKDMDFLHLFLIYMLVMDESDYGDWQNEAILNEEKVAQYGYLPDLKLLKDGKEISFQDWGLKIFEDMENLVETFNMDYFKPILTSLKRRFCNPSLTYGKRLLKLIKKDGFIESQVILSMNNKKTSEYIIRNTDILQDERFKKYVPIALQGKYSG
- a CDS encoding class II glutamine amidotransferase gives rise to the protein MCELFAYSSDNPLEINEYLKDFYSHCNCHPHGWGLALLDSSNYSVYKEPVCARMSLNLKNLLEKPIINKNVFAHIRLATIGKLIPSNCHPFYKKDDSNRMWTLIHNGTIFDSSDLCRYSMIQEGSTDSERVLLYIIDNINKLESQKNRSLDVKERFDLLSNLVSNLSFNNKLDFLLHDGEYIYVHMNCRDSLHYFKFNHGVMFSTVPLNDGHWEDVPLNTLLCFKNGKLIFKSNTHNNEYIETPEQLIFIKKFLNSLDKVSEGDFLW
- a CDS encoding cation diffusion facilitator family transporter; translated protein: MNADDRHKAGRNAALTGIIGNTFLTIFNIVVGMISGSYALVAEGAHTFSDVATSIIAYIGFRFANKPADEEHPLGHGRAEAISGLTIVVFLAIIAYEIIRGAVDKLFFAQAVTAPSELAGVMAIIGMIINIIMSQNIIRIGQNIRSPAIVADGKHQRVDLLSSLAILIGVIISRLGYTKVDPVIGLFIGLMIVKIALEVAKDNIDNIMGKVPSKELIEDIEKEALSIDGVYGIHDIRINYLGSYATVTFHIELDPKLSLIESHEITHKVQNKVENKIDIIHGVTAHACPYGVKYNHEQQIDEEY
- a CDS encoding iron-containing alcohol dehydrogenase, with amino-acid sequence MSNEFLETNNSFFDTVSTHVEFGSGKLNQISEFLPDAKKALIVTTNGKSVKRNGYLDTLIENLNKKGIEYVVFDEIEPNPLNTTIDKGADVAKEEKCDIIIAIGGGSAMDASKAIALVANNPGKLWDYVQFGKGGKKTPQNKALPLVAIPTTAGTGSEADMGAVVSNNETKEKTAIFGQDLFPVLSIIDPELMVSVPEKYTAFQGFDAISHSLEGYINGIVNMYSDMYALEAVRNVHDYLHKAVNNGNDLEAREKVAFGSYLSGLVMSVGNTSSLHSLEHALSAYHHDLPHGLGLILLSKAYFKFLINKHVCDDRFIKLAKVMGIEDAEDPMDFITALDKFHKDIKVDGYKMSDYGVSPDEFEAMAHTAFDSMGILFTVDRYEFTVEDVVKIYEESFE
- a CDS encoding CBS domain-containing protein, with amino-acid sequence MMENIKVRDLMTTNVVTVDPDEEVVFAFERLMKHKISAMPVIDNNKMVGIVTATDLGHNLILDKYTLGTKVVDVMVKQVAFVRPDDSVMEAVSEMDNNAPGNEIVNQLPVLDHGKLVGIISDGDIISALKKEFS